From a region of the Candidatus Limnocylindrales bacterium genome:
- a CDS encoding aldo/keto reductase, with translation MEMTIQSTARLNNGVEIPFLGLGVFQSPPGDITKKAVLYALEIGYRHIDTAKIYGNEQDVGQAVRESGIPRSEVFVTTKLWNQDHGYDATLKAFAKSNQKLGLGYIDLYLIHWPVKGLRLETWRAMEVLLAEGKCRAIGVSNYLVRHLEELLDHCRVIPAVNQIELSPYNYLYRKETVDFCRAKGIWLEAYSPLTKGEKLTDPKLVKIASKYGKTPAQILIRWALQHQFIVIPKSVRRERIRENAQVFDFLISPEDMAYLDSFNENLTTGWDPTNIP, from the coding sequence ATGGAAATGACTATTCAAAGCACGGCCAGACTTAATAATGGGGTTGAAATCCCTTTTCTTGGACTCGGGGTTTTTCAAAGTCCTCCGGGAGACATAACGAAAAAAGCGGTTCTTTATGCCTTAGAAATAGGATACCGCCATATCGATACGGCTAAAATTTACGGTAATGAACAGGATGTGGGTCAGGCCGTTAGGGAGAGCGGGATTCCCAGATCGGAAGTATTTGTGACAACCAAATTGTGGAATCAGGATCACGGCTACGATGCAACCTTGAAGGCGTTTGCAAAAAGCAATCAAAAGTTGGGTCTGGGCTATATCGATCTCTATTTAATCCACTGGCCGGTTAAGGGACTCAGGCTTGAAACCTGGCGGGCTATGGAGGTGCTGCTGGCAGAGGGTAAATGCAGAGCCATTGGCGTCAGTAACTATTTGGTCAGACATTTAGAGGAATTATTGGATCATTGCAGGGTGATACCTGCCGTAAATCAAATAGAGTTAAGTCCGTACAACTATCTTTATCGGAAAGAGACTGTAGATTTCTGTCGTGCTAAGGGCATTTGGTTGGAAGCCTATAGTCCGCTTACCAAAGGGGAAAAACTCACGGATCCGAAGCTGGTAAAAATTGCATCAAAATACGGCAAAACTCCTGCTCAAATCCTTATTCGCTGGGCCTTACAACATCAGTTTATAGTGATACCAAAGTCGGTCCGAAGGGAGCGGATCCGAGAAAATGCCCAGGTATTCGATTTTTTGATTTCTCCAGAGGATATGGCTTATTTAGATTCCTTCAATGAGAATTTAACTACCGGCTGGGATCCCACGAACATTCCCTGA
- a CDS encoding universal stress protein has translation MYRSVLVPLDGSTFAEHALPIARSIARRAPATLQLVSVHVPIAARYVDGTVLFDEALDNRLKEHERAYLDEVVKRLSADSNVSLTATLLEGNLGSVVDALNEYAISTQADLIVMATHGRSAWSRFWLGSVADKLVRQVLVPILMVRPSEAGETQPDLTREQVFQHLLIPLDGSSLAEQILEPALTLGQLMQADYTLLRVVEPPLPISYPHTEYTTKLEEQLLKEWKTEAQTYLHGVAERLQTQVKEQDKSPLSIKTKVTISRYTANSIIEEASSQGIDLIAMATHGYGGLTRVVMGSVADKLLRGAPVPVLLRRPQGEAS, from the coding sequence ATGTATCGATCTGTTCTCGTACCCCTGGACGGTTCGACCTTTGCGGAGCATGCCTTGCCTATTGCGCGAAGTATTGCACGTCGGGCCCCCGCCACCCTTCAACTGGTTTCTGTTCATGTCCCCATTGCAGCCAGATATGTGGATGGGACCGTTCTTTTTGATGAAGCGCTGGATAACCGACTTAAGGAGCATGAACGTGCCTATCTGGATGAAGTGGTCAAACGTCTGTCAGCCGATTCAAATGTTTCCCTTACGGCCACCCTGTTAGAAGGAAATTTAGGATCAGTGGTCGATGCTCTTAATGAATATGCAATATCTACCCAGGCAGATTTGATAGTCATGGCGACCCATGGACGAAGTGCATGGAGTCGTTTTTGGCTGGGTAGCGTAGCAGATAAGCTCGTACGGCAAGTACTTGTACCTATCCTAATGGTTCGCCCCTCAGAAGCCGGAGAAACTCAGCCAGATCTTACCCGTGAGCAGGTCTTCCAGCACCTGCTTATACCCCTGGATGGATCTTCGCTAGCCGAGCAGATCCTTGAACCTGCCTTAACTCTAGGCCAACTGATGCAAGCCGATTATACGTTGTTACGGGTGGTCGAGCCTCCTTTGCCTATAAGCTATCCCCATACAGAATACACGACCAAGTTAGAAGAACAATTGTTAAAAGAATGGAAAACAGAAGCCCAGACTTATCTCCATGGCGTTGCTGAACGATTGCAGACCCAGGTAAAAGAGCAAGATAAGTCACCGCTATCCATTAAAACCAAGGTTACCATCAGCCGATATACAGCTAACTCCATTATCGAAGAAGCAAGCAGCCAGGGAATAGATTTGATTGCTATGGCTACCCATGGTTATGGTGGGCTTACCCGGGTGGTTATGGGAAGTGTAGCCGATAAGCTCCTGCGAGGAGCTCCTGTACCGGTCCTGCTACGCCGTCCCCAGGGCGAAGCATCTTAA
- a CDS encoding universal stress protein has protein sequence MFRSILVPLDGSTLAEHALPIAGSIARRAGAELQLVHVHVPEARYIEGKMVFNEVLDARLKEHQRVYLEEIAKKIRSGFPVTCVLLDGEVGQIAERLDSHIKTAEVDLVVMATHGRGMLARLWLGSVTDKLVRQVEIPLVLIRPQEKKPDLTHEPVFRHILIPLDGSALAEQILKYAVTLGKLMQADYTLFHVREPWIPVSYRPDEYFIEFQQLRIQKAQAYLDEIAKRLRTREDGLTETIQVQTKIVMSHYPAVAILEEANQHGIDLIAMETHGHGGLIRLLIGSVADKVLRGTSIPILLHRPHDKTP, from the coding sequence ATGTTTCGTTCTATCCTGGTACCTCTTGATGGTTCAACCCTTGCAGAGCATGCATTGCCTATAGCCGGTAGTATTGCACGTCGCGCCGGAGCAGAACTTCAATTAGTACATGTCCATGTGCCTGAGGCCCGCTATATTGAGGGTAAAATGGTTTTCAATGAAGTACTGGATGCCCGACTCAAAGAGCACCAGCGGGTGTATCTTGAAGAAATAGCCAAAAAGATTCGGTCAGGTTTTCCGGTTACCTGTGTATTACTGGATGGGGAGGTGGGTCAGATTGCAGAAAGACTGGATAGCCATATAAAGACTGCAGAGGTGGATTTAGTGGTAATGGCAACCCATGGACGGGGTATGCTGGCTCGCCTCTGGTTGGGTAGTGTGACCGATAAACTTGTACGGCAGGTAGAAATTCCCCTGGTGCTCATAAGGCCTCAAGAAAAAAAACCCGATCTTACCCATGAGCCTGTTTTTCGGCATATACTTATTCCCCTTGACGGTTCAGCCCTTGCTGAACAAATACTGAAGTACGCCGTAACTCTGGGTAAGCTCATGCAGGCTGATTATACCCTATTCCATGTGAGGGAACCCTGGATTCCCGTCAGTTACCGACCTGACGAGTACTTTATCGAATTTCAACAATTACGCATCCAAAAAGCTCAGGCCTATCTGGATGAGATAGCTAAGCGTTTGAGAACGAGGGAAGATGGCCTGACTGAAACGATACAAGTTCAGACAAAAATTGTTATGAGTCATTATCCGGCTGTAGCTATCTTAGAAGAGGCAAATCAGCATGGGATTGATCTCATTGCCATGGAGACCCATGGTCACGGAGGTCTAATCCGATTACTCATAGGTAGCGTAGCAGATAAGGTGTTACGAGGTACCTCTATCCCCATCCTCCTTCATCGTCCACACGATAAAACCCCTTGA